One Drosophila santomea strain STO CAGO 1482 chromosome X, Prin_Dsan_1.1, whole genome shotgun sequence DNA segment encodes these proteins:
- the LOC120457277 gene encoding ubiquitin carboxyl-terminal hydrolase Usp2 isoform X7 gives MQSNASRLGLCGLRNIGNTCFMNSVIQCLSHTQELTRFLRSHHGSRSSSTKDQQILHEFAKLIQEMWTSNVHTVTPMELKRAFSTKHRMYSDYNQQDAQEFLRFFLDSLHSALNSGVKGETLNIDDNLSDNKKADLTWEWYTRHENSLVRDLFVGQLKSTLKCTTCGNTSVTFDPFWDLSVPLPSSSRCKLEACLDLFIREEVLDGDEMPTCAKCKTRRKCTKSFTIQRFPKYLVIHLKRFSETRWSKLSNIVEFPTSDSELNMGSYGANSNSNVHYSLYAISNHMGSTAGGHYVALCKHPVSRKWHEFNDNIVSEALSENHLVSSSAYILFYERT, from the exons ATGCAATCCAACGCATCCCGATTGG GTCTGTGCGGTCTGCGAAACATCGGGAACACTTGCTTTATGAACTCGGTCATCCAGTGCCTGAGTCACACGCAAGAGCTGACCCGCTTCTTGCGGTCGCACCACGGCTCTCGTTCGTCATCCACCAAGGATCAGCAGATACTCCACG AATTTGCCAAACTCATTCAGGAGATGTGGACCTCTAACGTGCACACGGTAACGCCCATGGAGCTAAAGAGGGCGTTCTCCACCAAACACCGCATGTACAGCGACTACAACCAACAGGATGCACAGGAGTTTCTGCGTTTTTTCCTTGACTCGCTGCATTCGGCCCTCAACTCGGGCGTCAAGGGTGAGACGCTCAACATTGACGATAATCTCAG TGACAATAAGAAGGCGGACCTGACCTGGGAGTGGTATACGCGGCACGAGAACTCTCTGGTGCGCGACCTTTTCGTGGGTCAGCTCAAGAGCACACTGAAGTGCACCACCTGCGGCAACACCAGCGTCACCTTTGATCCGTTCTGGGATCTGAGCGTACCGTTGCCGTCTTCTTCTCGCTGCAAGCTAGAGGCTTGCCTCGACCTCTTTATCCGCGAAGAGGTCCTGGACGGCGACGAAATGCCCACGTGCGCCAAATGCAAGACGCGGCGAAAATGCACCAAAAGCTTCACCATCCAGCGTTTCCCGAAATATCTGGTTATAC ACTTAAAACGCTTTTCGGAGACGCGCTGGAGCAAGCTGTCCAACATCGTTGAATTTCCCACATCAGACAGCGAGCTAAACATGGGCTCTTATGGCGCCAACTCCAACTCGAATGTGCATTACTCGCTCTATGCGATATCGAATCATATGG GCTCAACGGCTGGTGGTCATTATGTTGCCCTCTGCAAGCATCCAGTCTCCCGCAAGTGGCACGAATTTAATGATAATAT AGTCAGCGAGGCCTTGTCCGAAAACCATCTCGTTTCATCCAGTGCCTATATTCTTTTCTACGAGCGTACGTAA
- the LOC120457277 gene encoding ubiquitin carboxyl-terminal hydrolase Usp2 isoform X1 has product MMLDIKKTRGFHKIPQASKLQSTTKAASSLVATSGTSPNEVPSPGGSAGSRVGATNPVRAANQRFFLVSSYKDPTFLKAECELAHAHVTTSKVKTTSQLHRRSRAGEDSRNNNYNASRAPTLVNMRRTSMFNGNQQQTTTSSTTITNTTNRNSTSNTSNGVLKYSVRSTTATATSTSTRSYGKLKPLNNNQTTAEAAMMNGHTTNNNNNTSTSSNINNGGNNNMLRQEQQHDDISYIDSDDPPATGGPGGGVSTAKKSICYFKPITPPLQLRHQQNQAQQQEQQPQPSSSKSASHRYQRPKSTIIASAHSNFAVSYEKFGGGLYRQANGETNAESRTSSNARKYGIDSLSIKASIEKFNNLSGQKRQTPGSGSGVGATSATGSSSGGGPLSGTIRSNHGSQAGGSSSNLQQRYSSDLDNIRVAAGYSSSLTRAAYRTTATMNSVSTPVAGTSGLGGPIGGSGGGGAATAMVQPTSKVTVRGTHGNRQPIACDSLAITGKANKDATAAETPTVATATATATATATPTPATSSVSTATATASNSASDSTLARSGTGSSSSVRSVLPPMTPTSSRYWDRDSGTSRSSISTSSALNSSSLKHNSDDGYKSASASRDEKSEGLCGLRNIGNTCFMNSVIQCLSHTQELTRFLRSHHGSRSSSTKDQQILHEFAKLIQEMWTSNVHTVTPMELKRAFSTKHRMYSDYNQQDAQEFLRFFLDSLHSALNSGVKGETLNIDDNLSDNKKADLTWEWYTRHENSLVRDLFVGQLKSTLKCTTCGNTSVTFDPFWDLSVPLPSSSRCKLEACLDLFIREEVLDGDEMPTCAKCKTRRKCTKSFTIQRFPKYLVIHLKRFSETRWSKLSNIVEFPTSDSELNMGSYGANSNSNVHYSLYAISNHMGSTAGGHYVALCKHPVSRKWHEFNDNIVSEALSENHLVSSSAYILFYERT; this is encoded by the exons ATGATGTTAGACATTAAGAAGACCAGAGGATTCCACAAGATTCCACAGGCATCCAAATTACAGTCAACAACGAAAGCAGCATCATCGCTTGTAGCCACATCAGGAACCAGTCCAAACGAAGTGCCATCACCAGGAGGATCGGCAGGATCAAGAGTAGGAGCTACTAATCCGGTGCGAGCGGCCAATCAGCGCTTCTTCCTAGTGTCCAGCTACAAGGACCCCACATTTCTGAAGGCCGAATGCGAGTTGGCCCATGCGCATGTGACAACGAGCAAGGTGAAAACCACGTCCCAGCTGCACAGGCGGAGTCGAGCGGGTGAGGATTCCAggaacaacaactacaacgcTAGCCGGGCACCAACGCTGGTTAATATGCGACGCACGTCCATGTTCAATGGCAATCAGCAACAAACCACCACCAGtagcaccaccatcaccaacaccaccaacaGGAACAGCACCAGTAACACCAGCAACGGAGTGCTCAAGTACAGCGTCCGCTCCACgacggcaactgcaacttccACGTCTACCAGGAGCTACGGCAAGCTGAAACCGCTCAATAATAACCAAACGACCGCTGAAGCAGCTATGATGAATGGACACACcactaataataataacaacaccagcaccagcagcaacatcaacaacggcggcaacaacaacatgctACGCCAAGAGCAGCAACACGATGACATTAGCTACATAGACAGCGATGATCCGCCGGCAACTGGTGGCCCTGGAGGCGGAGTATCGACAGCTAAGAAGAGCATTTGCTACTTCAAACCCATCACCccgccgctgcagctgcggcATCAGCAAAATCAAGCtcagcagcaggaacaacaGCCGCAACCCAGCAGCTCCAAGTCAGCCAGCCATCGCTATCAACGACCCAAGTCCACCATTATAGCATCGGCCCACTCGAACTTCGCGGTCAGCTATGAGAAGTTCGGTGGTGGTCTCTATAGGCAGGCCAATGGCGAGACGAACGCGGAGAGCAGGACCAGCAGCAATGCCAGAAAATACGGCATTGATTCGTTGAGTATCAAGGCCTCCATAGAGAAGTTCAACAACCTCAGTGGTCAGAAGAGGCAAACTCCGGGCTCTGGCTCGGGAGTAGGAGCTACCAGTGCTACAGGGTCCAGTTCAGGAGGCGGACCGTTGTCCGGAACTATCCGTAGCAATCACGGATCCCAGGCAGGtggtagcagcagcaacctgCAGCAGCGCTACAGCAGCGACCTGGACAACATCCGAGTGGCGGCCGGATATAGTAGTTCTCTGACCAGAGCAGCCTATCGGACTACAGCCACAATGAATAGTGTTAGCACGCCGGTAGCGGGAACCTCTGGATTAGGCGGCCCTATTGGCGgcagcggaggaggaggagccgcCACGGCGATGGTTCAGCCCACGAGCAAGGTAACGGTGCGGGGTACTCACGGCAACCGGCAGCCAATCGCGTGCGATAGCCTGGCCATAACCGGCAAGGCAAACAAGGATGCAACGGCAGCAGAAACACCTactgttgccactgccactgccactgctacAGCCACAGCAACACCCACACCAGCCACGTCTTCCGTctccacagccacagccacagcttCAAACTCCGCCAGCGATAGT ACGTTGGCGAGAAGCGGCACTGGGAGTAGCAGCAGTGTCCGGAGCGTCCTGCCGCCCATGACTCCCACGTCAAGTCGGTACTGGGATCGGGACAGCGGCACcagccgcagcagcatcagcacctCCTCCGCGCTCAACTCGTCATCCCTGAAACACAATTCGGATGATGGCTACAAGAGCGCCTCCGCATCGCGGGATGAGAAGTCCGAAG GTCTGTGCGGTCTGCGAAACATCGGGAACACTTGCTTTATGAACTCGGTCATCCAGTGCCTGAGTCACACGCAAGAGCTGACCCGCTTCTTGCGGTCGCACCACGGCTCTCGTTCGTCATCCACCAAGGATCAGCAGATACTCCACG AATTTGCCAAACTCATTCAGGAGATGTGGACCTCTAACGTGCACACGGTAACGCCCATGGAGCTAAAGAGGGCGTTCTCCACCAAACACCGCATGTACAGCGACTACAACCAACAGGATGCACAGGAGTTTCTGCGTTTTTTCCTTGACTCGCTGCATTCGGCCCTCAACTCGGGCGTCAAGGGTGAGACGCTCAACATTGACGATAATCTCAG TGACAATAAGAAGGCGGACCTGACCTGGGAGTGGTATACGCGGCACGAGAACTCTCTGGTGCGCGACCTTTTCGTGGGTCAGCTCAAGAGCACACTGAAGTGCACCACCTGCGGCAACACCAGCGTCACCTTTGATCCGTTCTGGGATCTGAGCGTACCGTTGCCGTCTTCTTCTCGCTGCAAGCTAGAGGCTTGCCTCGACCTCTTTATCCGCGAAGAGGTCCTGGACGGCGACGAAATGCCCACGTGCGCCAAATGCAAGACGCGGCGAAAATGCACCAAAAGCTTCACCATCCAGCGTTTCCCGAAATATCTGGTTATAC ACTTAAAACGCTTTTCGGAGACGCGCTGGAGCAAGCTGTCCAACATCGTTGAATTTCCCACATCAGACAGCGAGCTAAACATGGGCTCTTATGGCGCCAACTCCAACTCGAATGTGCATTACTCGCTCTATGCGATATCGAATCATATGG GCTCAACGGCTGGTGGTCATTATGTTGCCCTCTGCAAGCATCCAGTCTCCCGCAAGTGGCACGAATTTAATGATAATAT AGTCAGCGAGGCCTTGTCCGAAAACCATCTCGTTTCATCCAGTGCCTATATTCTTTTCTACGAGCGTACGTAA